Proteins co-encoded in one Cytophaga hutchinsonii ATCC 33406 genomic window:
- a CDS encoding YceI family protein encodes MKIKLLLSGAVLAAIMFSCNSEKPAETATAVDSLGTEATYAVDSAASNIFWEGQMLKMHKHFGDLTISEGSFTVKGLQVTGGTFTADMKSIVPTDSNYSKEHPKGYLVGHLSNADFFAVDSFPTASFVIKSVSGNTATGDLTLRGKTNSETVTDIVVDTVGGVKATGKLVFNRQKYGAAYKAANDMVLSDDIKLDITLVGKK; translated from the coding sequence ATGAAAATTAAATTACTTCTTTCTGGCGCAGTATTAGCTGCAATTATGTTCTCTTGTAACTCTGAAAAACCTGCTGAAACAGCAACTGCTGTTGATTCATTAGGTACTGAAGCTACTTATGCTGTTGATTCAGCTGCATCTAACATCTTCTGGGAAGGTCAAATGTTGAAAATGCACAAACACTTTGGTGATTTAACAATCTCTGAAGGTTCTTTCACTGTTAAAGGTTTACAGGTAACTGGCGGTACATTTACTGCAGATATGAAATCAATCGTTCCTACAGACAGCAACTACAGCAAAGAACATCCAAAAGGTTACTTAGTAGGTCACTTGAGCAATGCAGATTTCTTTGCCGTTGATTCATTCCCTACAGCTTCTTTCGTTATCAAATCTGTTTCTGGAAACACTGCTACAGGTGATTTAACATTACGTGGCAAAACAAATTCTGAAACAGTTACAGATATCGTTGTTGATACAGTTGGTGGTGTTAAAGCTACTGGTAAATTAGTGTTCAACCGTCAGAAATATGGCGCAGCTTACAAAGCAGCTAACGACATGGTTCTTTCTGATGACATCAAATTAGATATCACATTAGTTGGTAAAAAATAA
- a CDS encoding OmpA family protein codes for MITNASFAQKIAAGWVYTYSFDGNAYDVGPNRLHGQMIGGVEAASDRFGRENKALHFNGSDGFIRIPFSANQNLPVSNFAFTVWVYVDKYNDSPYWENLKTSNYSPIFCKTETATNFQYRFGASDKGFYFDGGEEGNSKGIYTSNGVTLMPGKWNMIAVSFNGYVAKYFLNGRLIACENVAAHFVSNNQPLIVGCDFPGQASYFAGKMDDFSIWDKFISEEEVKQIYAVQSKYPFNPPPITVPAVVQDEPVKPAVIENTTVVSTTTILQPADTSKQIKTTKTEIKPKDESVFDVKKGDKIVLKHVLFVQSKDDFLPESYAELDRLVATMNQHPQITIEVSGHTDNQGNRDLNLKLSEERAIKVKDYLVSRGIEAKRINVKGYGPDKPISANDTEEHRRLNRRVEFEIIQM; via the coding sequence ATGATAACTAATGCATCTTTTGCGCAGAAAATTGCCGCAGGCTGGGTGTATACGTATTCATTTGATGGGAATGCCTATGATGTAGGGCCTAACAGACTTCACGGACAAATGATTGGTGGAGTGGAGGCAGCTTCAGACAGGTTCGGGAGAGAAAATAAAGCGCTTCATTTTAATGGATCAGACGGTTTTATCCGCATTCCTTTTTCGGCCAATCAAAACCTACCTGTAAGTAATTTTGCTTTTACCGTTTGGGTATATGTGGATAAATACAATGATTCTCCGTATTGGGAAAATTTAAAAACAAGCAATTATTCACCGATTTTCTGTAAAACAGAAACAGCAACGAATTTTCAATACCGCTTTGGTGCCAGCGATAAAGGCTTTTATTTTGATGGCGGGGAAGAAGGAAATTCAAAAGGTATATACACAAGTAACGGTGTAACCTTGATGCCTGGTAAATGGAATATGATCGCTGTATCCTTTAACGGGTATGTAGCTAAATACTTTTTGAATGGACGATTAATCGCTTGTGAAAATGTTGCCGCACATTTTGTTTCAAATAATCAGCCATTAATTGTAGGATGTGATTTCCCTGGTCAGGCAAGCTATTTTGCCGGTAAGATGGACGATTTCAGTATCTGGGACAAGTTTATTTCGGAAGAAGAAGTGAAACAAATTTATGCTGTACAATCTAAATATCCATTTAATCCGCCTCCGATAACCGTACCTGCTGTTGTACAGGATGAGCCGGTTAAGCCAGCAGTTATTGAGAATACAACAGTTGTTTCAACAACAACTATCCTGCAGCCAGCAGATACATCTAAACAAATAAAAACCACAAAAACAGAAATCAAACCCAAAGATGAATCTGTTTTTGATGTTAAAAAAGGGGATAAGATTGTATTGAAACACGTACTATTTGTGCAAAGTAAAGATGATTTTTTACCTGAATCGTATGCAGAGCTGGATCGTTTGGTAGCAACAATGAATCAGCATCCCCAAATAACGATTGAAGTTTCCGGCCATACCGATAATCAGGGAAACAGAGACTTGAATCTGAAACTTTCAGAAGAACGTGCCATCAAAGTAAAAGATTATCTGGTAAGCCGCGGTATAGAAGCGAAAAGAATTAATGTAAAAGGGTATGGGCCGGATAAACCGATCAGTGCCAATGATACAGAAGAACACAGAAGATTAAACAGAAGAGTAGAGTTTGAGATTATTCAAATGTAA